The following proteins come from a genomic window of Streptomyces sp. Sge12:
- the glpX gene encoding class II fructose-bisphosphatase, whose protein sequence is MTEHNLPPQLEVSPEAPDRNLALELVRVTEAAAMAAGRWVGRGDKIGADGAAVNAMRTLISTVSMNGVVVIGEGEKDEAPMLFNGERVGDGTGAEVDIAVDPIDGTTLNAKGMPNAIAVLAAADRGTMFDPSAVFYMEKLVTGPEAADFVDINAPVSVNIRRVAKAKNMAVEDVTVVILDRPRHEGIVKEIRETGARIKFISDGDVAGSVMAVREGTGVDLLLGIGGTPEGIISACAIKCLGGTIQGKLWPKDEAERQRALDAGHDLDRVLTTNDLVSGDNVFFVATGITDGELLRGVHYRSETATTSSLVMRSKSGTIRQIDSTHRLSKLRAYSAIDFDRAH, encoded by the coding sequence ATGACCGAGCACAACCTGCCGCCCCAGCTCGAAGTCTCCCCGGAGGCCCCTGACCGCAACCTCGCACTGGAACTCGTACGGGTCACCGAGGCCGCCGCCATGGCCGCGGGCCGGTGGGTCGGGCGCGGTGACAAGATCGGCGCGGACGGCGCCGCGGTCAACGCGATGCGCACCCTGATCTCCACCGTTTCGATGAACGGCGTCGTCGTCATCGGCGAGGGGGAGAAGGACGAGGCCCCCATGCTCTTCAACGGCGAGCGCGTCGGCGACGGCACGGGCGCCGAGGTCGACATCGCCGTGGACCCGATCGACGGCACCACCCTGAACGCCAAGGGCATGCCGAACGCCATCGCCGTGCTGGCCGCCGCCGACCGCGGCACCATGTTCGACCCGTCCGCGGTGTTCTACATGGAGAAGCTGGTCACCGGCCCCGAGGCCGCCGACTTCGTCGACATCAACGCCCCCGTCTCGGTGAACATCCGCCGGGTCGCCAAGGCCAAGAACATGGCCGTCGAGGACGTCACCGTGGTCATCCTGGACCGCCCCCGCCACGAGGGCATCGTCAAGGAGATCCGCGAGACCGGCGCCCGGATCAAGTTCATCTCCGACGGCGACGTCGCGGGCTCGGTCATGGCCGTGCGCGAGGGCACCGGCGTGGACCTGCTCCTCGGCATCGGCGGCACCCCCGAGGGCATCATCTCGGCGTGCGCCATAAAGTGCCTCGGCGGCACCATCCAGGGCAAGCTCTGGCCGAAGGACGAGGCCGAGCGCCAGCGTGCGCTCGACGCCGGCCACGACCTGGACCGCGTGCTGACCACGAACGACCTGGTGTCCGGCGACAACGTCTTCTTCGTCGCCACCGGCATCACCGACGGCGAGCTGCTGCGCGGCGTCCACTACCGCTCGGAGACCGCGACGACGTCCTCGCTGGTCATGCGCTCGAAGTCGGGCACGATCCGGCAGATCGACTCCACGCACCGCCTGTCGAAGCTGCGCGCGTACAGCGCGATCGACTTCGACCGCGCCCACTAG
- a CDS encoding WhiB family transcriptional regulator: MPHPPHQSLQVAAVQSLPGRAAAVPKPRVPARAEDGPWHAEAVCRRDEAGLFFAPSKEPTAARLSREEAAKRVCARCPVMVACREHALLQPEPYGVWGGLTAAERRVVLARMRRRAAELRQAPGAGPIAAAG; this comes from the coding sequence GTGCCGCATCCGCCGCATCAGTCCTTGCAGGTAGCCGCCGTCCAGAGTCTCCCGGGGCGCGCGGCGGCCGTGCCGAAGCCGCGGGTTCCGGCGAGGGCGGAAGACGGCCCATGGCACGCAGAGGCGGTGTGCCGCCGCGACGAGGCGGGGCTCTTCTTCGCACCGTCCAAGGAGCCGACCGCGGCCCGGCTCTCGCGGGAGGAAGCCGCCAAGCGCGTCTGCGCCCGCTGCCCGGTGATGGTCGCCTGCCGGGAGCACGCGCTGCTCCAGCCCGAGCCGTACGGAGTGTGGGGCGGGCTCACCGCGGCCGAGCGCCGGGTGGTGCTGGCGCGCATGCGGCGCCGGGCCGCCGAACTGCGCCAGGCCCCCGGGGCCGGGCCGATCGCCGCGGCGGGCTGA
- a CDS encoding TIGR03086 family metal-binding protein: MTIAKWELLDRAYATLREAVAAVPADGWDRPTPCAQWNVTQVLQHAAGDQLAYAARLTGGPGPAEDPFAPSGALAGPPADLLDPALAAAAEAFSDVAPGDLDVAVPLPPFAVPAETAVGAAALDAAVHAWDIAVATGRPPALTDALAAALRPAADALAEPLRGFAYGPVFPLAPGADHGAAADLLAFLGRDPAWAAPGA; this comes from the coding sequence ATGACCATAGCCAAGTGGGAATTGCTCGACCGGGCGTACGCGACACTGCGCGAGGCCGTCGCGGCGGTGCCGGCCGACGGCTGGGACCGTCCGACGCCGTGCGCGCAGTGGAACGTCACCCAGGTCCTCCAGCACGCCGCGGGCGACCAGCTCGCGTACGCCGCCCGGCTGACCGGCGGGCCCGGGCCGGCCGAGGACCCCTTCGCGCCGTCCGGAGCCCTGGCCGGCCCGCCCGCAGACCTGCTGGACCCAGCGCTCGCGGCCGCCGCCGAGGCCTTCTCGGATGTCGCCCCCGGCGACCTCGACGTGGCCGTGCCGCTGCCGCCCTTCGCCGTACCGGCCGAAACGGCCGTCGGCGCCGCCGCCCTCGACGCAGCCGTGCACGCCTGGGACATCGCCGTCGCCACCGGCCGCCCGCCCGCCCTCACCGACGCCCTGGCCGCGGCCCTGCGCCCGGCCGCCGACGCCCTCGCCGAGCCCCTGCGCGGCTTCGCCTACGGCCCGGTGTTCCCCCTCGCGCCCGGCGCGGACCACGGCGCCGCGGCGGACCTCCTGGCCTTCCTCGGACGCGATCCCGCGTGGGCCGCGCCCGGGGCGTGA
- a CDS encoding DUF1707 SHOCT-like domain-containing protein, with translation MDLEKHPAAAPVPAPAPAPGELRASDADRDRIAQILGDALAEGRLTAEEHSDRLDTLYAVKTVGELEQLVRDLPAPGGVHASPAYASPATAPGGPAETIVAVCSSSARKGRWRPGPHTRAVSVMGDINIDLTEAVFEQQVTEINVTCVLGNVEVLVPENVTLRGYGSGVLGNFEVRGEGRGETDPQAPVVIVRGFALLGNIEARPKPGARLVDLARRLRKRLEE, from the coding sequence GTGGACCTGGAAAAGCACCCCGCCGCCGCGCCCGTACCCGCGCCCGCGCCCGCTCCCGGCGAGCTGCGCGCCTCCGACGCAGACCGGGACCGGATCGCGCAGATCCTCGGTGACGCCCTTGCCGAAGGCCGGTTGACGGCCGAGGAGCACTCCGACCGCCTGGACACGCTGTACGCGGTCAAGACCGTCGGCGAGCTGGAACAGCTCGTACGGGATCTGCCCGCGCCCGGCGGCGTCCATGCCTCGCCCGCGTACGCGTCGCCCGCCACCGCGCCGGGCGGTCCCGCCGAGACCATAGTGGCCGTGTGCAGCAGCTCGGCCCGCAAGGGCCGCTGGCGGCCGGGCCCGCACACCCGCGCGGTCTCGGTCATGGGCGACATCAACATCGACCTCACCGAGGCGGTCTTCGAGCAGCAGGTCACCGAGATCAACGTGACCTGCGTGCTCGGCAACGTCGAGGTCCTGGTCCCGGAGAACGTCACCCTGCGCGGCTACGGCAGCGGCGTCCTCGGCAACTTCGAGGTGCGCGGCGAGGGCCGGGGGGAGACCGATCCGCAGGCCCCGGTGGTGATCGTCCGGGGCTTCGCCCTGCTCGGCAACATCGAGGCGCGGCCCAAGCCGGGCGCCCGCCTGGTGGACCTGGCCCGCAGGCTGCGCAAGCGCCTGGAGGAGTGA
- a CDS encoding fumarate hydratase, translated as MPEFAYTDLLPLGEDTTPYRLVTSEGVSTFEADGRTFLKVEPEALRKLAEEAIHDIQHFLRPAHLAQLRRIIDDPEASSNDKFVALDLLKNANIAAAGVLPMCQDTGTAIVMGKRGQNVLTEGGDEAALSRGIYDAYTRLNLRYSQMAPLTMWEEKNTGSNLPAQIELYATDGGAYKFLFMAKGGGSANKSFLYQETKAVLNEASMMKFLEEKIRSLGTAACPPYHLAIVVGGTSAEHALKTAKYASAHYLDELPREGSPLGHGFRDEALEQQVFELTQKIGIGAQFGGKYFCHDVRVVRLPRHGASLPVAIAVSCSADRQATAKITAEGVFLEQLETDPARFLPDTTDEHLNEASDVVSIDLNQPMDDILATLTKHPVKTRLSLTGPLVVARDIAHAKIKELLDSGAEMPQYLKDHPVYYAGPAKTPQGYASGSFGPTTAGRMDSYVEQFQAAGGSKVMLAKGNRSQQVTDACGAHGGFYLGSIGGPAARLAQDCIKKVEVLEYEELGMEAVWKIEVEDFPAFIVVDDKGNDFFQNPAPEPTFTHIPVRGPGLA; from the coding sequence ATGCCAGAGTTTGCGTACACCGACCTGCTGCCCCTGGGCGAGGACACCACCCCGTACCGGCTGGTGACCTCGGAGGGCGTCTCGACCTTCGAGGCCGACGGCCGTACGTTCCTCAAGGTCGAGCCCGAGGCGCTGCGCAAGCTCGCCGAAGAGGCCATCCACGACATCCAGCACTTCCTGCGCCCCGCGCACCTCGCGCAGCTGCGCCGGATCATCGACGACCCCGAGGCCTCCTCGAACGACAAGTTCGTGGCCCTGGACCTGCTGAAGAACGCGAACATCGCGGCGGCCGGCGTCCTGCCGATGTGCCAGGACACGGGCACGGCGATCGTCATGGGCAAGCGCGGCCAGAACGTGCTCACCGAGGGCGGGGACGAGGCGGCGCTCTCGCGCGGCATCTACGACGCCTACACGCGGCTGAACCTGCGCTACTCGCAGATGGCCCCCCTCACCATGTGGGAGGAGAAGAACACCGGCTCGAACCTGCCCGCGCAGATCGAGCTGTACGCGACCGACGGCGGCGCGTACAAGTTCCTCTTCATGGCCAAGGGCGGCGGCTCGGCCAACAAGTCCTTCCTCTACCAGGAGACCAAGGCGGTCCTCAACGAGGCCTCCATGATGAAGTTCCTGGAGGAGAAGATCCGCTCCCTCGGCACGGCGGCCTGCCCGCCGTACCACCTGGCGATCGTGGTCGGCGGCACCTCCGCCGAGCACGCGCTGAAGACCGCCAAGTACGCCTCGGCGCACTACCTGGACGAGCTGCCCCGCGAGGGCTCCCCGCTGGGCCACGGCTTCCGCGACGAGGCCCTGGAGCAGCAGGTCTTCGAGCTGACGCAGAAGATCGGCATCGGCGCGCAGTTCGGCGGCAAGTACTTCTGCCACGACGTCCGCGTCGTGCGCCTCCCCCGCCACGGTGCGTCCCTCCCGGTCGCGATCGCCGTGTCCTGCTCGGCGGACCGCCAGGCGACCGCGAAGATCACCGCCGAGGGCGTCTTCCTGGAGCAGCTGGAGACGGACCCGGCGCGCTTCCTGCCGGACACCACGGACGAGCACCTGAACGAGGCCTCGGACGTCGTCTCCATCGACCTGAACCAGCCGATGGACGACATCCTGGCGACGCTCACCAAGCACCCGGTGAAGACCCGGCTGTCGCTGACCGGCCCGCTGGTCGTGGCGCGCGACATCGCGCACGCCAAGATCAAGGAGCTGCTGGACTCGGGCGCGGAGATGCCGCAGTACCTGAAGGACCACCCGGTCTACTACGCCGGCCCCGCGAAGACCCCCCAGGGTTACGCGTCGGGCTCCTTCGGCCCGACCACGGCCGGCCGGATGGACTCCTACGTCGAGCAGTTCCAGGCGGCGGGCGGCTCCAAGGTCATGCTGGCCAAGGGCAACCGCTCCCAGCAGGTGACGGACGCGTGCGGTGCGCACGGCGGCTTCTACCTGGGCTCCATCGGCGGCCCGGCGGCGCGGCTGGCCCAGGACTGCATCAAGAAGGTCGAGGTCCTGGAGTACGAGGAGCTCGGCATGGAGGCGGTCTGGAAGATCGAGGTCGAGGACTTCCCGGCCTTCATCGTGGTCGACGACAAGGGCAACGACTTCTTCCAGAACCCAGCCCCGGAGCCGACGTTCACCCACATCCCGGTGCGCGGCCCCGGGCTGGCCTAG
- a CDS encoding glycerophosphodiester phosphodiesterase produces the protein MTQMLPPTARDVRVIAHRGASHEHPEHTLAAYRQAIADGADALECDVRLTADRKLVCVHDRRVERTSDGRGVVSAMTYEELSALDFGGWKGEEHRGAPVLLFEDLLKEALAAGRPVGLAVETKHPTRACGRLEAELVRVLKDHGLADGSAGLVEVMSFSRNALIRLNRLAPGLPAVYLIERRLRPVRPPFAGHAGPGIDLVRKDPGLVARLKAKGLRVRVWTVDEPDDVELCLRLGVDTLITNRPREVRAQLDAI, from the coding sequence ATGACGCAGATGCTGCCTCCCACCGCCCGCGACGTGCGCGTCATCGCGCATCGCGGGGCCTCCCACGAGCACCCCGAGCACACCCTCGCCGCCTACCGGCAGGCCATCGCCGACGGGGCCGACGCGCTCGAGTGCGATGTGCGGCTCACCGCCGACCGCAAGCTGGTGTGCGTGCACGACCGGCGGGTGGAGCGGACCTCGGACGGGCGCGGGGTGGTCTCCGCGATGACCTACGAGGAGCTGTCCGCGCTCGACTTCGGCGGCTGGAAGGGCGAGGAGCACCGCGGGGCGCCGGTGCTGCTCTTCGAGGACCTGCTCAAGGAGGCGCTGGCCGCCGGCCGGCCCGTCGGGCTGGCCGTCGAGACCAAGCACCCCACCCGCGCCTGCGGCCGTCTGGAGGCCGAGCTGGTCCGGGTCCTGAAGGACCACGGGCTGGCCGACGGCTCGGCCGGCCTGGTCGAGGTGATGAGCTTCTCCCGCAATGCGCTGATCAGGCTGAACCGGCTCGCGCCCGGCCTGCCGGCCGTGTACCTGATCGAGCGCCGGCTGCGGCCGGTCCGGCCCCCGTTCGCGGGGCACGCCGGGCCGGGCATCGACCTGGTGCGCAAGGATCCGGGGCTGGTGGCCCGGCTGAAGGCCAAGGGTCTGCGGGTGCGGGTGTGGACGGTCGACGAGCCCGATGACGTGGAGCTGTGCCTGCGGCTCGGCGTGGACACCCTGATCACCAACCGCCCGCGCGAGGTGCGCGCACAGCTGGACGCGATCTAG
- a CDS encoding ricin-type beta-trefoil lectin domain protein → MLRSTFAAVAAIAAALGGVTAITPMAQAAPASAAAAPLPAELEAVRAAEATRIYGDPAVRPLNERKTGLISLGDSEISGEGVGNYDPATNTPNNQCHRSPDAAIHRTGIPADLTFNVACSGGYTGNIRIGGSKQYADELVQSDNLAVKARNTRIKMVLLVAGANDDLQFGPVMTDCVTRWVLSQGTCEPKYAPGWQARVDGLKPKVEATVADLKTVMRDAGYADSDYKLVVMGYPSPIGPDFHDNPAFPGKLPGGCAGYDSDATWGRNYAVPTFEKGMRAAALASGAIYLDNSRLFHGHEVCMEDAWARGLYLDLGDHFPWDENTARQSFHPNYRGHGAFASCLTQLYASGLREASCADPASTGTPVLQAGAWDDRFKPLKNEATGNCLDSFGGSSANETKIVGWDCHGGRNQGWWYDSARKSVHIELTQDRCLDAPGATYGPGTGLIIWNCHGGANQQFVRDGATLRPAAAPAMCLTVAAAHDPLRLQACNGSANQRFA, encoded by the coding sequence ATGCTCAGATCTACCTTCGCCGCCGTCGCGGCGATCGCGGCCGCCCTGGGGGGTGTCACCGCCATCACCCCCATGGCCCAGGCGGCGCCCGCCTCCGCCGCCGCGGCCCCGCTGCCGGCCGAGCTGGAGGCCGTCCGGGCCGCGGAGGCCACCAGGATCTACGGCGACCCGGCGGTGCGCCCCCTCAACGAGCGTAAAACAGGCCTGATCTCGCTGGGCGACAGCGAGATCTCGGGCGAAGGGGTCGGCAACTACGACCCCGCGACCAACACGCCGAACAACCAGTGCCACCGCTCGCCGGACGCGGCCATCCACCGCACCGGCATCCCGGCCGACCTGACCTTCAACGTCGCCTGCTCCGGCGGATACACCGGGAACATCCGCATCGGCGGCAGCAAGCAGTACGCCGACGAGCTCGTGCAGAGCGACAACCTGGCCGTCAAGGCGCGCAACACGAGGATCAAAATGGTCCTGCTGGTCGCCGGGGCCAACGACGACCTGCAGTTCGGCCCCGTCATGACGGACTGCGTCACCCGCTGGGTCCTCAGCCAGGGCACCTGCGAGCCCAAGTACGCCCCCGGCTGGCAGGCACGCGTCGACGGCCTGAAGCCCAAGGTCGAGGCCACGGTCGCCGACCTGAAGACCGTCATGCGCGACGCCGGCTACGCCGACTCCGACTACAAGCTGGTCGTGATGGGCTACCCCAGCCCCATCGGGCCCGACTTCCACGACAACCCGGCCTTCCCCGGCAAGCTGCCCGGCGGCTGCGCCGGCTACGACTCCGATGCCACCTGGGGCCGCAACTACGCCGTGCCCACCTTCGAGAAGGGCATGCGCGCGGCAGCCCTCGCCTCCGGCGCGATCTACCTCGACAACTCGCGGCTCTTCCACGGCCACGAGGTCTGCATGGAGGACGCCTGGGCCCGCGGCCTCTACCTGGACCTCGGTGACCACTTCCCGTGGGACGAGAACACCGCCCGCCAGTCCTTCCACCCCAACTACCGGGGCCACGGCGCCTTCGCCTCCTGCCTGACCCAGCTCTACGCCTCGGGCCTGCGCGAGGCCTCCTGCGCCGACCCCGCGAGCACCGGCACGCCCGTCCTCCAGGCCGGGGCCTGGGACGACCGGTTCAAGCCCCTGAAGAACGAGGCCACCGGCAACTGCCTCGACTCCTTCGGCGGTTCCAGCGCCAACGAGACGAAGATCGTGGGCTGGGACTGCCACGGCGGCCGCAACCAGGGCTGGTGGTACGACAGCGCACGCAAGTCCGTCCACATCGAACTGACCCAGGACCGCTGCCTCGACGCCCCCGGCGCCACCTACGGACCCGGCACCGGCCTGATCATCTGGAACTGCCACGGCGGAGCCAACCAGCAGTTCGTCCGCGACGGAGCCACCCTGCGGCCCGCCGCCGCCCCGGCCATGTGCCTGACCGTGGCCGCCGCCCACGACCCGCTGCGCCTCCAGGCCTGCAACGGATCCGCGAACCAGCGCTTCGCATAA
- a CDS encoding class II fumarate hydratase — MTDEQQADAFRIEHDSMGDVRVPRHAKWRAQTQRAVENFPVSGQRLERAHIEALARIKAAAAAVNAKLGVVDQDVADAIRSAAAEVADGRWDDHFPVDVFQTGSGTSSNMNTNEVIATLATERLGREVHPNDHVNASQSSNDVFPSSIHIAATAAVTGELIPALEHLAAALERKAAEFAQVVKAGRTHLMDATPVTLGQEFGGYAAQVRYGVERLRAALPRLAELPLGGTAVGTGINTPPGFSAAVIAEVATATGLPLTEARDHFEAQGARDALVETSGMLRTVAVSLTKISNDLRWMASGPRTGLAEINLPDLQPGSSIMPGKVNPVVPEAVLMVAAQVMGNDATVAVAGAAGNFELNVMLPVMARNLLESIRLLGSASRLLADRTIDGITANEARAREYAESSPSVVTPLNRYIGYEEAAKVAKRSLAERRTIREVVLESGYVERGALTLEQLDEALDVLRMTHP, encoded by the coding sequence ATGACAGACGAGCAGCAGGCCGATGCGTTCCGGATCGAGCACGACTCCATGGGCGACGTACGGGTGCCGCGGCACGCCAAGTGGCGCGCCCAGACCCAGCGCGCGGTGGAGAACTTCCCCGTCTCCGGGCAGCGGTTGGAGCGCGCCCACATCGAGGCCCTCGCCCGGATCAAGGCCGCCGCCGCCGCGGTGAACGCGAAACTCGGCGTGGTGGACCAGGACGTCGCCGACGCGATCCGGTCGGCCGCCGCCGAGGTCGCGGACGGTCGCTGGGACGACCACTTCCCCGTGGACGTCTTCCAGACCGGCTCGGGGACCTCGTCCAACATGAACACCAACGAGGTGATCGCCACCCTGGCCACCGAGCGGCTGGGCCGGGAGGTCCACCCCAACGACCACGTGAACGCCTCGCAGAGCTCCAACGACGTCTTCCCGTCGTCCATCCACATCGCCGCCACCGCCGCCGTCACCGGCGAGCTGATCCCGGCCCTGGAGCACCTGGCCGCCGCGCTGGAGCGCAAGGCCGCCGAGTTCGCGCAGGTCGTCAAGGCCGGCCGGACCCACCTGATGGACGCCACCCCCGTCACCCTCGGCCAGGAGTTCGGCGGCTACGCGGCCCAGGTCCGCTACGGCGTCGAACGGCTGCGGGCGGCCCTGCCGCGGCTCGCCGAGCTGCCGCTGGGCGGCACCGCGGTGGGCACGGGCATCAACACCCCGCCCGGATTCTCCGCGGCGGTGATCGCGGAGGTGGCCACGGCGACCGGACTGCCGCTGACCGAGGCCCGCGACCACTTCGAGGCCCAGGGGGCGCGGGACGCGCTCGTGGAAACCTCCGGGATGCTGCGCACCGTCGCCGTATCACTCACCAAAATCTCCAACGACCTGCGCTGGATGGCTTCCGGACCGCGCACCGGTTTGGCCGAAATCAATCTCCCGGATCTCCAGCCGGGCTCCTCGATCATGCCCGGGAAGGTCAATCCGGTGGTCCCGGAGGCCGTCCTGATGGTCGCCGCACAGGTCATGGGGAACGACGCGACCGTCGCCGTGGCGGGCGCGGCCGGCAACTTCGAGCTCAATGTGATGCTCCCGGTGATGGCCAGGAACCTCCTCGAATCGATCCGGCTGCTCGGCAGCGCGAGCCGCCTGCTGGCCGACCGCACGATCGACGGGATCACCGCCAACGAGGCGCGGGCCAGGGAATACGCCGAGTCCTCGCCCTCCGTGGTCACCCCGCTCAACCGCTACATCGGCTACGAGGAGGCCGCCAAGGTCGCCAAGAGGTCCCTCGCCGAACGCAGGACGATCAGGGAGGTGGTCCTGGAGTCCGGTTACGTGGAGCGCGGCGCCCTCACCCTGGAGCAGCTCGACGAGGCCCTGGACGTGCTGCGCATGACGCACCCCTGA
- the fomD gene encoding cytidylyl-2-hydroxypropylphosphonate hydrolase — translation MTGTFKPGSGPARSAPGGPAQGPRWAPGEQVLWRYRDHAPGLKGPVHICRPVTVVQDTEELLAVWMAPGTECVKPVLADGTPVHEEPLATRYTAARTTVRSRWFGAGVLKLARPGDPWSVWLFWGPGWQFKNWYVNLEEPRARWAGGVDSVDHFLDIAVYPDRSWKWLDADEFAQAQRSGLMDREQAARVREAGRAAVEVIKEWGAPFSGGWQDWRPDPAWRIPALPEDWDRTPAHMTS, via the coding sequence ATGACAGGTACTTTCAAGCCCGGCAGCGGCCCGGCGCGGAGCGCGCCGGGCGGTCCCGCGCAGGGCCCGCGCTGGGCGCCCGGGGAGCAGGTCCTGTGGCGCTACCGCGACCACGCCCCCGGGCTGAAGGGCCCGGTCCACATCTGCCGCCCGGTCACCGTGGTCCAGGACACCGAAGAGCTGCTGGCGGTGTGGATGGCTCCGGGCACCGAATGCGTCAAGCCGGTGCTCGCCGACGGCACCCCCGTCCACGAGGAACCGCTCGCCACCCGCTACACGGCGGCGCGGACCACCGTACGGTCGCGCTGGTTCGGTGCCGGTGTCCTGAAACTGGCCCGGCCCGGGGACCCGTGGTCGGTGTGGCTGTTCTGGGGCCCCGGCTGGCAGTTCAAGAACTGGTACGTCAACCTGGAGGAGCCGCGCGCGAGATGGGCCGGCGGAGTGGACTCCGTGGACCACTTCCTGGACATCGCCGTCTACCCGGACCGCAGTTGGAAGTGGCTGGACGCCGACGAGTTCGCGCAGGCCCAGCGCTCCGGCCTGATGGACCGTGAGCAGGCCGCCCGGGTACGGGAGGCGGGCCGCGCCGCGGTCGAGGTGATCAAGGAATGGGGAGCTCCGTTCTCGGGCGGCTGGCAGGACTGGCGGCCGGATCCGGCCTGGAGAATTCCGGCCCTGCCGGAGGACTGGGACCGCACCCCGGCGCATATGACCTCATGA